Proteins encoded by one window of Carassius auratus strain Wakin chromosome 8, ASM336829v1, whole genome shotgun sequence:
- the mpeg1.2 gene encoding macrophage expressed 1, tandem duplicate 2 — MESLYTVLVLLVAICSSNALIRPSNGLRECRMNSSLTALEVLPGGGWDNLRNIDVGRVMNFSYSQCQTTEDGIYLIPDEVFVIPRKTSGVETHSETIMSWLEQKSSTSGSINADISFPPVLNGKFSAENTRMKTHQVRTNSVTTRVQVRNHLYTVNAYPDFTLDSRFAQQIGEIADAVENNQTRLATYLSEKLILDYGTHVITSVDAGAILVQEDYIKRSYVSNSQSDKSSVSASAGLNFFNKVNFNFGSKESQETSETTTYQQNITYSLVQSHGGALFYQGITLQKWQESTQNNLVAIDRSGVPLHYFLNPSMFPDLPVPTLHKLALSIQQAAARYYNINTIPGCVDPNSPNFNFQANVNDSSCKGPVTNLTFGGVFQTCTPLGEDGKVICDELAQTNPDTGDYTCRQPYSASFLHSETVEQGYNQYECHRKCHSCWLVFDCCDNVCGNAYHVRRAQINTYWCSTTQTVPEYSGYLFGGLFGPSFQNPQTKSHDCPPNYFAQTFLTNGMRICLSNDYEAGTVSSVPFGGFFSCQSGNPLAGDQYRCPPQYSQHLAAISDGCQVLYCVQSGEFTGGQLKPIRLPPFTRPPLTNMMATNTVAVMTEGERAWLRIGDTKKWRLAKAGEITQIVGTFQASSTQMSGGEKAGVACGVMTLIAVVVAGIVILVKRRRRVSHCRSSGGYEEIHYDAQSSVESQREQQNTNENPTQPLLA; from the exons ATGGAGTCATTATACACTGTCCTGGTGCTCCTTGTTGCTATCTGCTCGTCTAATGCGCTCATCCGACCCAGTAATGGTCTTCGTGAATGTCGCATGAACTCAAGTTTGACAGCACTAGAGGTGCTCCCAGGTGGAGGCTGGGATAACCTGCGCAACATAGACGTGGGACGGGTGATGAACTTTAGCTATTCCCAATGTCAGACCACAGAGGATGGGATTTATCTCATCCCAGATGAAGTCTTTGTCATCCCACGGAAAACAAGCGGAGTGGAAACTCACTCTGAGACCATCATGTCATGGCTGGAACAGAAAAGCTCCACATCAGGATCCATCAATGCAGACATTTCTTTCCCTCCAGTGCTAAACGGAAAATTCTCTGCAGAAAATACCCGCATGAAAACACACCAAGTGAGGACGAATTCCGTGACAACACGAGTTCAG GTGCGCAATCATCTGTACACCGTGAATGCATATCCTGACTTTACTCTGGACTCTCGCTTTGCTCAGCAGATTGGGGAAATCGCAGACGCTGTTGAGAACAATCAAACACGCCTAGCAACCTATCTATCAGAGAAGCTCATTCTTGATTATGGTACCCATGTCATCACAAGCGTTGATGCCGGGGCCATTCTGGTGCAAGAGGACTATATAAAAAGATCTTATGTCTCTAACAGTCAGTCAGACAAGTCTTCTGTCTCTGCATCAGCAGGCCTTAACTTTTTTAACAAGGTTAACTTTAACTTTGGTAGCAAGGAATCCCAGGAAACTTCAGAGACCACCACTTATCAGCAAAACATAACATATTCTTTAGTTCAGAGCCATGGTGGGGCTTTATTCTACCAAGGAATCACTCTGCAGAAGTGGCAAGAGAGCACTCAGAATAATCTAGTGGCTATTGACCGGTCTGGCGTGCCACTGCACTATTTCCTCAATCCATCTATGTTTCCTGATCTTCCAGTTCCAACTTTACATAAACTCGCCCTTTCAATCCAACAGGCTGCAGCGCGCTACTACAACATAAACACCATTCCAGGATGTGTAGATCCAAATTCCCCAAATTTTAACTTTCAGGCTAATGTTAACGACTCGTCCTGCAAGGGTCCTGTCACCAATTTGACCTTTGGTGGTGTTTTCCAAACATGCACTCCTTTGGGGGAAGATGGAAAAGTCATCTGTGATGAGCTTGCGCAAACAAATCCAGATACGGGTGATTATACGTGCCGCCAACCATACAGTGCCTCTTTCTTACACTCAGAGACAGTAGAGCAGGGTTACAATCAATATGAGTGCCATAGGAAATGTCATTCGTGCTGGTTAGTTTTTGATTGTTGTGACAATGTTTGTGGAAATGCTTATCATGTCCGTCGTGCACAAATCAACACTTACTGGTGCTCCACAACACAGACAGTTCCTGAGTACTCTGGGTACCTTTTTGGAGGTCTATTCGGACCATCTTTTCAAAACCCTCAGACCAAATCTCATGACTGTCCTCCAAATTACTTTGCACAAACATTTTTGACTAATGGTATGAGGATTTGTCTGAGCAATGATTACGAGGCAGGAACAGTATCTTCTGTGCCATTTGGGGGTTTCTTTAGCTGCCAGTCTGGCAACCCTCTTGCAGGGGACCAATACCGTTGTCCACCTCAGTACAGCCAACACCTTGCTGCCATTAGCGATGGCTGTCAGGTATTGTATTGTGTCCAATCAGGTGAGTTTACTGGTGGCCAGTTAAAACCTATTCGCCTCCCACCATTCACAAGACCACCTCTGACCAACATGATGGCGACAAACACTGTAGCTGTGATGACAGAAGGTGAACGGGCCTGGCTTAGGATTGGAGACACCAAAAAATGGAGACTAGCAAAGGCTGGCGAAATTACTCAAATAGTCGGAACGTTTCAGGCATCATCTACCCAGATGTCAGGAGGTGAAAAGGCTGGTGTGGCCTGTGGTGTAATGACTTTGATCGCAGTTGTTGTGGCAGGAATTGTCATTTTGGTGAAACGCAGAAGGAGAGTTTCTCACTGCAGATCAAGCGGGGGGTATGAAGAGATTCACTACGATGCCCAAAGTAGTGTAGAAAGTCAGAGAGAGCAACAGAATACAAACGAAAATCCCACTCAACCTCTGTTGGCTTAG